One region of Parambassis ranga chromosome 12, fParRan2.1, whole genome shotgun sequence genomic DNA includes:
- the bxdc2 gene encoding ribosome biogenesis protein BRX1 homolog has translation MSAFKRKRGGQGPGDKKAKKVKFVVDDGKTANEVEPERKDEVTVPAPVSMGKWTNKERVLIFSSRGVNFRTRHLMNDLRTLMPHSKADTKMDRKDKLFVVNEVCEIKNCNKCLFFEAKKKQDLYMWISNSPHGPSAKFLVQNIHTLAELKMTGNCLKGSRPLLSFDPKFDSEPHFALLKELFTQTFSTPRYHPKSQPFVDHIFTFSIADNRIWFRNYQIIEEDASIVEIGPRFVLNLIKIFQGSFGGPTLYENPVFQSPNLHRRQIRLSAAAKVREKQMVKDMQKLKRAEAKEDLDKDVTADVFFTPAEEKPIHIQTEAPEPKVMKKNKKKAFKRQRMKMARR, from the exons ATGTCGGCGTTCAAGCGAAAACGTGGAGGACAGGGTCCTGGTGATAAAAAGGCTAAAAAAGTAAAATTCGTTGTGGACGATGGCAAAACAGCGAATGAAGTGGAACCGGAACGGAAGGATGAAGTTACAGTTCCAGCTCCGGTTTCGATG GGCAAATGGACCAACAAAGAGAGGGTTCTCATTTTCTCATCCAGAGGGGTCAACTTCAGAACAAGACACTTGATGAACGATCTGAGGACCTTGATGCCTCATTCCAAAGCAG ACACAAAGATGGACAGAAAGGACAAGCTGTTTGTTGTCAATGAG GTGTGTGAAATCAAAAACTGCAACAAATGCCTCTTTTTTGAGGCCAAGAAGAAGCAGGACCTCTACATGTG GATTTCAAACTCCCCTCACGGACCTTCTGCAAAGTTTCTGGTTCAGAACA TTCATACACTGGCAGAACTCAAGATGACAGGAAACTGCCTCAAAGGATCCAGGCCACTGCTCTCATTTGATCCT AAATTTGACTCGGAACCCCACTTTGCTCTGCTGAAAGAGCTCTTTACTCAG ACATTTTCCACACCACGCTACCACCCTAAAAGTCAGCCGTTTGTGGACCACATCTTCACATTTTCCATCGCAGACAACAGGATATGGTTCAGAAACTACCAG ATAATAGAGGAGGATGCCTCTATAGTGGAGATTGGGCCTCGCTTCGTTCTCAACCTAATTAAGATCTTTCAGGGCAGCTTTGGAGGACCTACACTCTATGAAAACCCAGTCTTCCAGTCTCCCAACTTG CACCGACGGCAGATCCGACTGTCAGCCGCAGCCAAAGTGCGCGAGAAGCAGATGGTGAAGGACATGCAGAAACTGAAGAGGGCCGAGGCTAAAGAGGATCTGGACAAAGATGTGACGGCTGATGTCTTCTTTACGCCGGCTGAGGAGAAGCCCATTCACATCCAGACAGAAGCACCCGAGCCCAAAGTtatgaagaagaacaaaaagaaaGCTTTCAAAAGACAAAGGATGAAGATGGCACGCAGGTAA
- the c21h18orf32 gene encoding UPF0729 protein C18orf32 homolog: protein MVCIPCIVIPVLLWVYKRFLEPYLYPVISPIMNLFWTKKAVQETGTSDQKHSENSNGIHKPEGNSETICNGSTITADKKTD, encoded by the exons ATGGTGTGCATTCCCTGCATTGTGATTCCTGTCCTGTTGTGGGTCTACAAGAGGTTCCTGGAGCCTTACCTCTATCCTGTCATCTCCCCCATTATGAATCTATTCTGGACCAAAAAAGCAGTCCAGGAGACTGGTACAAGCGaccaaaaacacagtgaaaacagCAATGGGATTCATAAG CCTGAGGGGAACAGTGAAACCATATGTAATGGATCAACAATAACAGCAGATAAGAAGACAGACTGA
- the dnajc21 gene encoding dnaJ homolog subfamily C member 21 isoform X1, with protein sequence MRCHYEVLGVKRDAGDDDLKKAYRKLALKWHPDKNLDNAEEAAEQFKLIQAAYDVLSDPQERAWYDNHRDALLKGGLSGDYEDDSIDLLQYFTVTCYSGYGDDEKGFYTVYRNLFESIVKEELEHTKVDEEEDEEFPVFGDSQSDYDTVVHVFYGYWQSFCTRKNFAWKEEYDTRQASNRWEKRAMEKENKKTREKARKERNDLVRQLVAFVRKRDRRVQAHRKLVEEQNAEKSKKVEELRRKQKLQQAQLAEEYKEQSWAAMSELEKELQQMEAQYGEEFGDASESEEEELDVDTQERNGDEGGEAERPDGEDLITDDYDDLYCPACDKSFKSDKAMKNHEKSKKHREMVALLRQQLEEEDESLGLNVDGEENGKEEEEEEEEEEEEEEEEEERPRQKLSKKQKRKKKQQKVLNQNASEDDVKEIPTTTACEEDAPEKAAENPDPPPTDVKSGSNKTKGKKAGGKDKPKNVKAQTAEQLPAKEVILCCVTCNHEFPTRNKLFDHLKTSGHASALSAGAPHSASNKSKKDKRKNR encoded by the exons ATGAGGTGTCACTATGAAGTGTTGGGTGTAAAACGAGACGCAGGAGATGACGACTTGAAGAAGGCATATCGCAAATTAGCCCTGAAATGGCATCCAG ATAAAAACTTGGACAATGCTGAGGAGGCGGCGGAGCAGTTCAAGCTGATTCAGGCAGCTTATGATGTCCTGAGTGATCCGCAGGAGCGAGCctg GTATGACAATCACAGAGATGCTCTATTGAAAGGAGGGCTGAGTGGCGATTATGAGGACGACAGTATTGACCTGCTGCAGTACTTCACCGTGACCTGCTACTCTGGCTACGGGGATGATGAGAAG GGCTTTTATACAGTTTATAGGAATCTTTTTGAGTCCATTGTTAAGGAGGAGTTGGAGCACACTAAggtggatgaagaggaggacgaggagttTCCTGTTTTTGGAGATTCCCAGAGTGATTATGACACT GTAGTGCATGTGTTTTACGGCTACTGGCAAAGCTTCTGCACTCGCAAGAATTTTGCCTGGAAGGAGGAATATGATACGAGACAGGCATCCAATCGCTGGGAGAAAAGGGCCATGGAGAAGGAGAACAAGAAGACCAGAGAAAAGGCTCGAAAGGAGCGCAACGACCTGGTACGACAGCTGGTGGCGTTTGTCCGTAAGCGTGACCGCCGTGTGCAAGCCCACAGGAAGCTGGTGGAGGAGCAGAATGCTGAGAAGAGTAAGAAGGTGGAGGAACTGAGACGGAAACAGaagcttcagcaggccca ACTGGCAGAGGAGTACAAAGAGCAGAGCTGGGCGGCCATGTCTGAGCTCGAGAAGGAGCTCCAGCAGATGGAAGCTCAGTATGGAGAGGAGTTTGGAGATGCGTCTGAGAGCGAGGAGGAAGAGCTGGACGtggacacacaggagagaaatgGAGATGAGGGAGGAG AAGCAGAGCGGCCTGATGGTGAAGACCTTATAACCGACGATTACGATGATCTGTACTGTCCAGCCTGTGACAAATCCTTCAAATCCGATAAAGC CATGAAAAACCATGAAAAGTCCAAAAAGCATCGGGAGATGGTGGCGTTGCTACGGCAACAgctggaggaagaagatgagtcTCTAGGCTTGAATGTGGATGGAGAGGAGAAtggaaaggaggaagaagaggaggaggaggaagaggaggaggaggaggaggaagaagaggaaaggcCACGGCAAAA GTtgtccaaaaaacaaaagaggaaaaagaaacagcagaaaGTGCTAAAT CAGAATGCTTCAGAGGACGATGTGAAGGAGATACCAACAACGACCGCCTGTGAGGAAGATGCCCCCGAGAAGGCAGCGGAAAACCCAGATCCTCCACCCACAGACGTCAAAAG CGGCTCCAATAAGACGAAGGGGAAGAAGGCCGGAGGAAAAGACAAACCAAAGAACGTCAAGGCTCAAACGGCAGAGCAGCTTCCTGCG AAGGAAGTAATCCTCTGCTGTGTCACCTGCAACCACGAGTTCCCCACGCGAAACAAGCTGTTTGACCATCTGAAGACGAGCGGCCATGCTTCCGCGCTCTCTGCAGGCGCTCCTCACAGCGCCTCAAACAAGAGCAagaaagacaagaggaagaACAGATAG
- the rad1 gene encoding cell cycle checkpoint protein RAD1, which yields MPLSTQSQGDDEQYVLVACSDNARNLSNILKAISFKDHAIFTATPNGLRVTVEDSKCLQANAFIQADIFQEFTIREDSVTFQINLTVLLDCLNIFGGSALPGISTVLRMCYKGYGYPLTLFLEEGGVVTVCKINTQEPEEPVDFEFCSTNVTNKVILQSEGLKEAFSELDLTSEVLQITMSPSQPYFRLSTFGNSGNAHYDYSKDSDMMELFQCTKTQTNRYKMSLLKPSTKALALSCKVSVRTDNRGFLSLQYLVRNDDGQICFVEYYCCPDEDVEEE from the exons ATGCCTCTGTCCACTCAGTCTCAGGGCGATGATGAACAGTACGTGTTAGTGGCCTGTTCGGATAATGCCCGCAATCTCTCCAACATACTGAAAGCCATCTCCTTCAAAGACCACGCCATCTTCACAGCTACACCGAACGGCCTCCGGGTCACTGTGGAAGACTCCAAGTGCCTGCAGGCCAATGCTTtcatccag GCTGATATCTTTCAAGAGTTCACCATAAGGGAGGATTcagtgacgtttcagattaacctCACTGTTTTGCTGGACTGCCTGAATATTTTTGGAGGAAGTGCTTTACCAG GAATTTCAACTGTCTTGCGGATGTGCTACAAGGGGTATGGTTACCCTCTGACACTGTTCCTGGAGGAGGGCGGTGTGGTGACAGTTTGCAAGATTAACACGCAAGAACCAGAAGAACCAGTAGACTTTGAGTTCTGCAGCACCAACGTCACGAACAAG GTCATTCTACAGTCAGAGGGTCTGAAGGAAGCCTTTTCTGAACTGGACCTGACCAGTGAAGTGCTACAGATCACCATGTCACCCAGCCAGCCGTACTTCAG GTTGTCTACGTTTGGAAACTCTGGAAACGCCCATTATGATTATTCCAAAGACTCGGACATGATGGAGCTGTTCCAGTGCACCAAGACCCAAACCAACAG ATACAAGATGTCCTTGTTGAAGCCGTCCACTAAGGCTTTGGCTTTGTCCTGTAAAGTCTCTGTACGGACAGACAACAGGGgcttcctgtctctgcagtACCTGGTCAGGAATGACGATGGACAGATCTGCTTTGTGGAATATTATTGTTGCCCTGATGAAGACGTGGAAGAGGAGTGA
- the dnajc21 gene encoding dnaJ homolog subfamily C member 21 isoform X2 — protein MRCHYEVLGVKRDAGDDDLKKAYRKLALKWHPDKNLDNAEEAAEQFKLIQAAYDVLSDPQERAWYDNHRDALLKGGLSGDYEDDSIDLLQYFTVTCYSGYGDDEKGFYTVYRNLFESIVKEELEHTKVDEEEDEEFPVFGDSQSDYDTVVHVFYGYWQSFCTRKNFAWKEEYDTRQASNRWEKRAMEKENKKTREKARKERNDLVRQLVAFVRKRDRRVQAHRKLVEEQNAEKSKKVEELRRKQKLQQAQLAEEYKEQSWAAMSELEKELQQMEAQYGEEFGDASESEEEELDVDTQERNGDEGGEAERPDGEDLITDDYDDLYCPACDKSFKSDKAMKNHEKSKKHREMVALLRQQLEEEDESLGLNVDGEENGKEEEEEEEEEEEEEEEEEERPRQKLSKKQKRKKKQQKVLNNASEDDVKEIPTTTACEEDAPEKAAENPDPPPTDVKSGSNKTKGKKAGGKDKPKNVKAQTAEQLPAKEVILCCVTCNHEFPTRNKLFDHLKTSGHASALSAGAPHSASNKSKKDKRKNR, from the exons ATGAGGTGTCACTATGAAGTGTTGGGTGTAAAACGAGACGCAGGAGATGACGACTTGAAGAAGGCATATCGCAAATTAGCCCTGAAATGGCATCCAG ATAAAAACTTGGACAATGCTGAGGAGGCGGCGGAGCAGTTCAAGCTGATTCAGGCAGCTTATGATGTCCTGAGTGATCCGCAGGAGCGAGCctg GTATGACAATCACAGAGATGCTCTATTGAAAGGAGGGCTGAGTGGCGATTATGAGGACGACAGTATTGACCTGCTGCAGTACTTCACCGTGACCTGCTACTCTGGCTACGGGGATGATGAGAAG GGCTTTTATACAGTTTATAGGAATCTTTTTGAGTCCATTGTTAAGGAGGAGTTGGAGCACACTAAggtggatgaagaggaggacgaggagttTCCTGTTTTTGGAGATTCCCAGAGTGATTATGACACT GTAGTGCATGTGTTTTACGGCTACTGGCAAAGCTTCTGCACTCGCAAGAATTTTGCCTGGAAGGAGGAATATGATACGAGACAGGCATCCAATCGCTGGGAGAAAAGGGCCATGGAGAAGGAGAACAAGAAGACCAGAGAAAAGGCTCGAAAGGAGCGCAACGACCTGGTACGACAGCTGGTGGCGTTTGTCCGTAAGCGTGACCGCCGTGTGCAAGCCCACAGGAAGCTGGTGGAGGAGCAGAATGCTGAGAAGAGTAAGAAGGTGGAGGAACTGAGACGGAAACAGaagcttcagcaggccca ACTGGCAGAGGAGTACAAAGAGCAGAGCTGGGCGGCCATGTCTGAGCTCGAGAAGGAGCTCCAGCAGATGGAAGCTCAGTATGGAGAGGAGTTTGGAGATGCGTCTGAGAGCGAGGAGGAAGAGCTGGACGtggacacacaggagagaaatgGAGATGAGGGAGGAG AAGCAGAGCGGCCTGATGGTGAAGACCTTATAACCGACGATTACGATGATCTGTACTGTCCAGCCTGTGACAAATCCTTCAAATCCGATAAAGC CATGAAAAACCATGAAAAGTCCAAAAAGCATCGGGAGATGGTGGCGTTGCTACGGCAACAgctggaggaagaagatgagtcTCTAGGCTTGAATGTGGATGGAGAGGAGAAtggaaaggaggaagaagaggaggaggaggaagaggaggaggaggaggaggaagaagaggaaaggcCACGGCAAAA GTtgtccaaaaaacaaaagaggaaaaagaaacagcagaaaGTGCTAAAT AATGCTTCAGAGGACGATGTGAAGGAGATACCAACAACGACCGCCTGTGAGGAAGATGCCCCCGAGAAGGCAGCGGAAAACCCAGATCCTCCACCCACAGACGTCAAAAG CGGCTCCAATAAGACGAAGGGGAAGAAGGCCGGAGGAAAAGACAAACCAAAGAACGTCAAGGCTCAAACGGCAGAGCAGCTTCCTGCG AAGGAAGTAATCCTCTGCTGTGTCACCTGCAACCACGAGTTCCCCACGCGAAACAAGCTGTTTGACCATCTGAAGACGAGCGGCCATGCTTCCGCGCTCTCTGCAGGCGCTCCTCACAGCGCCTCAAACAAGAGCAagaaagacaagaggaagaACAGATAG
- the LOC114443904 gene encoding LOW QUALITY PROTEIN: dauer larva development regulatory growth factor daf-7-like (The sequence of the model RefSeq protein was modified relative to this genomic sequence to represent the inferred CDS: inserted 1 base in 1 codon; substituted 1 base at 1 genomic stop codon) has product MSFAFVVMTMLLGSSIAFVLHPSKEEPADSPVSRRRCQGESWQSIRKGLRRXLNMQTEPQLPAGVLDSIREQWKRTFSSTSHRDTAAAAVPSVSPDSGNNTSLKCCSTASEIFMQDVGWDWVIHPVSLTMVXCALCSSASNTLQCPPSHSSIQAASSQDQVPCCQPTSQEMVPIVFMDPSGSVVTSSVPLTRSCGCGPGRVQQAGEE; this is encoded by the exons ATGTCGTTTGCCTTCGTTGTCATGACGATGCTTCTGGGCTCTTCCATTGCTTTTGTCCTGCATCCATCCAAAGAAGAACCTGCTGATTCTCCTGTTTCACGCCGCAG GTGCCAGGGTGAGTCCTGGCAGTCCATCAGGAAGGGTCTCCGCA CGCTCAACATGCAGACTGAGCCACAGCTCCCTGCTGGTGTGCTGGACAGCATCAGGGAGCAATGGAAGAGAACCTTCAGCTccacttctcacagagacactgcaG ctgcagcagtcccCTCTGTGTCCCCTGACAGTGGAAACAACACAAGCCTGAAGTGCTGCTCCACGGCCTCTGAGATCTTCATGCAAG ATGTGGGCTGGGACTGGGTGATCCATCCTGTGAGCCTGACCATGGTTTAGTGTGcgctctgcagctctgcctccaaCACTCTGCAATGTCCACCCTCTCACTCCAGCATCCAGGCTGCCAGCTCACAG GACCAGGTGCCGTGTTGTCAGCCCACCTCCCAGGAGATGGTGCCGATCGTCTTCATGGACCCCTCCGGCTCTGTTGTTACTTCCTCTGTGCCGCTGACTCGCAGCTGCGGCTGTGGACCTGGACGCGTCCAGCAGGCCGGTGAAGAGTAG